A genomic region of Nostoc sp. UHCC 0702 contains the following coding sequences:
- a CDS encoding GAF domain-containing protein, producing MTEPIRTDVLEGLFAGDGEMCALMRSHDWSQTPLGPVEQWPQSLRTTLSILLSTRHPMVLFWGPDLVQFYNDGYRPSLGAHKHPQALGQRGSECWAEIWHIIGPQIHSVMTQAQETWHEDQLVAFHRNGYFEEIYFTYSYSPVRDETGRVGGTLVVCTETTGRVLSNRRLQTLRQLGANVLKAKTVGKACEIATDSLSINPYDIPFALLYLVETNGQQARLISTAGIERGTDKSPIQVNLTQNDVWGLAQVCQTGQAMVVDDLETRFQHLPGGVWHQPPSAALVMPITQPGQQQALAGLLVMGISPRRAFDDEYRGFFDLVVNSVATAMAAPTPRANANARAYEAERQRAEALAEIDRAKTDFFSNVSHEFRTPLTLILAPVSDALTDTEAPLSPKQRDRLEILQRNGLRLLKLVNTLLDFSRIEAGRVQAVYEPTDLARTTTELASTFRSLIERAGMSLVGECPPLPEEIYVDREMWEKIVLNLLSNAFKFTFSGTISVRLQSQGDRIISFQLTDD from the coding sequence GTGACAGAGCCAATCAGAACAGACGTGCTGGAAGGCTTATTTGCAGGCGATGGGGAAATGTGTGCCTTGATGCGATCGCACGACTGGTCACAAACACCCCTGGGCCCTGTGGAGCAGTGGCCGCAAAGTTTACGAACTACGCTCAGTATTCTTCTGTCTACCCGCCATCCGATGGTTCTGTTTTGGGGCCCAGACCTGGTACAATTTTATAATGATGGCTACCGTCCTAGCTTGGGAGCGCACAAACACCCCCAAGCTTTGGGACAGCGAGGTTCAGAGTGCTGGGCTGAAATTTGGCACATTATCGGGCCACAAATCCATAGTGTGATGACCCAAGCACAAGAGACTTGGCATGAAGACCAACTTGTCGCCTTCCATCGCAATGGCTATTTTGAAGAAATTTACTTCACCTATAGCTACAGTCCAGTGCGGGACGAAACCGGAAGAGTCGGTGGCACACTCGTGGTTTGTACTGAGACGACTGGGCGAGTTTTGAGCAATCGCCGCTTGCAGACTTTGCGGCAACTGGGTGCAAATGTGCTGAAAGCCAAAACTGTGGGGAAAGCCTGTGAGATTGCCACAGATAGCTTGTCTATTAATCCTTATGACATCCCATTTGCTTTATTGTATCTTGTAGAAACCAATGGTCAACAAGCACGGTTGATTAGCACCGCAGGCATTGAAAGGGGAACTGATAAAAGCCCCATTCAAGTGAACCTAACACAAAACGATGTCTGGGGTTTGGCGCAAGTTTGCCAAACTGGGCAAGCAATGGTGGTGGATGACTTAGAGACTCGATTCCAGCATTTGCCTGGGGGAGTTTGGCATCAGCCTCCATCGGCTGCTTTGGTGATGCCAATCACGCAACCAGGACAGCAACAAGCTTTAGCCGGATTGCTTGTCATGGGTATCAGCCCGCGACGGGCATTTGATGATGAGTACCGGGGATTTTTTGATTTGGTTGTCAATAGTGTAGCAACAGCGATGGCTGCGCCAACGCCAAGGGCGAACGCCAATGCCCGTGCTTATGAAGCCGAACGCCAACGAGCAGAGGCATTAGCAGAGATTGATCGCGCCAAAACTGACTTTTTTAGCAATGTCTCCCATGAGTTTCGCACACCGCTGACCTTAATACTAGCGCCAGTGTCAGATGCTTTAACCGACACAGAAGCCCCATTATCACCCAAGCAACGCGATCGCCTAGAAATTTTACAACGTAATGGCTTGCGGTTGCTGAAACTGGTGAACACACTCCTTGATTTTTCCCGCATTGAAGCGGGACGGGTTCAGGCGGTGTATGAGCCAACGGACTTAGCTAGAACTACAACAGAACTTGCCAGTACTTTTCGCTCGCTGATTGAACGTGCTGGCATGTCTTTGGTAGGGGAATGTCCGCCCTTGCCCGAAGAGATTTACGTTGATCGGGAAATGTGGGAAAAAATTGTCTTGAATCTGTTGTCCAATGCCTTTAAGTTTACCTTCAGCGGCACAATTAGCGTGCGTTTGCAGAGTCAGGGCGATCGCATCATATCGTTTCAGTTGACTGATGACTGA
- a CDS encoding superoxide dismutase gives MAFTQLPLPFDFNALEPYGMKGETFEYHYGKHHKAYVDNLNKLTEGTELTDKSLEDVIQITYQDSSKAGIFNNAAQVWNHTFFWNSLKPGGGGVPTGELATKIYQDFGSFEEFKKQFSEVATTQFGSGWAWLIDDGGTLKVIKTPNAENPLAYGKKALLTLDVWEHAYYIDYRNARPAFIKNFLDQLVNWDFAAQNYAKA, from the coding sequence ATGGCATTTACACAGCTCCCCTTACCCTTCGATTTTAATGCCTTAGAGCCGTATGGCATGAAAGGTGAGACTTTCGAGTATCACTATGGCAAGCATCACAAAGCTTATGTAGACAACCTGAACAAGCTGACTGAAGGTACAGAACTGACTGATAAATCTCTAGAAGACGTAATCCAAATTACCTATCAAGACTCCTCAAAAGCGGGAATCTTCAACAACGCTGCCCAAGTTTGGAACCATACCTTCTTCTGGAATTCCTTAAAGCCGGGTGGTGGCGGCGTACCCACAGGTGAACTCGCAACCAAGATTTATCAAGACTTTGGTAGCTTTGAGGAATTCAAAAAACAGTTCTCTGAAGTTGCTACAACGCAATTCGGTAGCGGATGGGCATGGCTAATTGATGATGGTGGTACCCTGAAAGTGATCAAGACCCCCAATGCAGAGAACCCTCTAGCATATGGGAAAAAGGCACTCTTAACTTTGGATGTTTGGGAACACGCCTACTACATCGACTATAGAAATGCTCGTCCGGCGTTCATCAAAAACTTCTTAGATCAGTTGGTAAACTGGGATTTCGCTGCTCAAAATTACGCCAAAGCCTAG